Genomic DNA from Nitrospinota bacterium:
GTGGAGCGACTAAGGCCAATCTTCGAGACCCTGGCGCCGGCTGCGGACAAAGGCTGGGGCCGGGTAGGCCCGAGCGGAGCCGGCCACTTCGTGAAGATGGTCCACAACGGGATCGAGTACGGAATGATGCAGGCCTTTGCCGAGGGGTTCGCCATCATGAAGCGGAAAGAGGCATTAGGGCTCGACCTCCATCAGGTATCCGAGATATGGCGTTACGGGAGCGTGGTCCGCTCCTGGCTTCTCGACCTCCTCGCCCCGGCTCTGGCCGAAGACCAAACGCTCGAAGGCGTGGCCCCCTACGTCGCCGACTCCGGCGAGGGGCGCTGGATGGTCTTCGAGTCGATCAATCTCGACGTGCCCGCTCCCGTCACAGCGCTATCGCTCATACAACGCCTCCGCTCCCGCGACGAGGAGTCCTACGGCGACCGGCTCCTCGCCGTCCTAAGACGCCAGTTCGGAGGCCACGCCATCAAGCCGAAGGAGTGACGATGAGAGAAAATCGCGCCGAGCCTCATATCTTCGTAATATTTGGTGGGACTGGAGACCTTTCGCGCCGGAAGCTCCTACCTGCGATTTCAAACCTCTCAAACCAGGGGCTTCTTCCGGATGAGGGCTCCATCGTACTCGGCGTGGCGCGGGATTCGGAACACGACGACGAGAGCTTTAGGGCCTTGGTCCACGAAGCGTTGCTCTCAAAGGGTTTTTCAGCCGAAGACGTCGGCAGGTGGTGCGAGGGGTGTGTGCGTTACCAGACCATCGGGGGGCATGGGGCGGAAGACTTCCTGGCCCTCGCCTCCCGCATCGATGCTATAGAGGGCGAGCACAACCTTCCCGGCAATCGGGTCTTCTACCTCGCGTTGCCGCCTGTGGCGTTTCCCAGAACCATCACTGGACTTGGGGAGGCAGGGCTTAATTCGAGCTCCGGCTGGACGCGTGTCGTACTCGAGAAACCCTTCGGGCACGACCTCGCTTCGGCCCAGGAGCTCCACCGGCTTATCCACGCCAACTTCGACGAATCCCAGGTCTACCGGCTCGACCATTACCTCGGGAAAGAGACGGTCCAGAACCTGCTCGTTTTCCGCTTCTCCAATCCCATTTTTGAGTCCATCTGGAACAGGGACCGGGTCCAAAGCATTCAGATAACCGTGGCTGAGGATCTGGGGGTTGAGCAGCGGGCAGGCTACTACGAGCAGTCGGGGGCGCTTCGCGACATGGTGCAAAACCACCTCATCCAGCTGGTGACGCTGATTGCGATGGAGGTCCCATCGGCCTTCACGGCCGATGCGGTTCGCTACGAGAAGACCAAGGTGCTGCGCTCGATCGCGCCCCTTCTTCGCCACGACGTGGTTTTCGGCCAATACGCCCGAGGCACCATCGAGGGAATCGAGGCGCCCGGCTACCTCGAAGAGCCCGGCGTCGCGCCTGATTCCCGGACGGAGACCTTCGTGGCCATGAAGCTTGAGGTGGATACGTGGAGATGGCAAGGTGTCCCCTTTTACATCCGAACGGGAAAGCGCCTGCCTCAAAAGCTGACCCAGGTGGCCGTGACCTTCCGACGTCCCCCCGTGTACATGTTTGACTCGCTTGGGTTTTGCCCTATCACCTCCAACGTGCTTTTGCTTACGTTGCAGCCCGACGAGGGCTTCTCCCTCTTCTTTGACGTCAAGACGCCGGGTGAGCCCTTCAACGTGGAGACCGTGCCTTTGCACTTCAATTACGAAGATGCCTTCGGCTCTCTTCCGGATGCTTACGAAACCCTGCTCCTTGACGTCCTAACCGGAGACCAGACCCTCTTCGTCCACGCCGACGAGGTGGAGACCTCCTGGAAAATCTTCACACCGTTGTTTGAGAAGGGTCTGGAGGTCCATCCCTACGAGGCCGGCGCATGGGGGCCTCCTGAGGCAGACCAGCTGCTTTATCAGTACGGGCACATGTGGCGTAACGCGTAGATGGAAATTCCGGGAAATCGCGTAAAATCGTCATTTGGCATGGCGCCGTATTCGGAAATTCCCGGAAATTCGCGGAAAATCGTCCCTTAGGAGGGCGCATGGGAGTTCGCCAAATTTTCGTCTTCGACGATATATCTTCCCTGGAGGAGGCCGCGGCCCGCGAGGTCGTCCG
This window encodes:
- the zwf gene encoding glucose-6-phosphate dehydrogenase, producing the protein MRENRAEPHIFVIFGGTGDLSRRKLLPAISNLSNQGLLPDEGSIVLGVARDSEHDDESFRALVHEALLSKGFSAEDVGRWCEGCVRYQTIGGHGAEDFLALASRIDAIEGEHNLPGNRVFYLALPPVAFPRTITGLGEAGLNSSSGWTRVVLEKPFGHDLASAQELHRLIHANFDESQVYRLDHYLGKETVQNLLVFRFSNPIFESIWNRDRVQSIQITVAEDLGVEQRAGYYEQSGALRDMVQNHLIQLVTLIAMEVPSAFTADAVRYEKTKVLRSIAPLLRHDVVFGQYARGTIEGIEAPGYLEEPGVAPDSRTETFVAMKLEVDTWRWQGVPFYIRTGKRLPQKLTQVAVTFRRPPVYMFDSLGFCPITSNVLLLTLQPDEGFSLFFDVKTPGEPFNVETVPLHFNYEDAFGSLPDAYETLLLDVLTGDQTLFVHADEVETSWKIFTPLFEKGLEVHPYEAGAWGPPEADQLLYQYGHMWRNA
- the gnd gene encoding decarboxylating 6-phosphogluconate dehydrogenase, producing MEIGMIGLGKMGANMAERLIRGGHRVVGYDRTQESLERAAEKGIVAVDSLEALVGELSAPRAVWVMVPAGPPVDENIEALLGLLAEDDVILDGGNSNYNDTQKRSAMVGDRGLHYVDVGTSGGVWGLDEGDSMMIGGPEEAVERLRPIFETLAPAADKGWGRVGPSGAGHFVKMVHNGIEYGMMQAFAEGFAIMKRKEALGLDLHQVSEIWRYGSVVRSWLLDLLAPALAEDQTLEGVAPYVADSGEGRWMVFESINLDVPAPVTALSLIQRLRSRDEESYGDRLLAVLRRQFGGHAIKPKE